A genomic window from Quercus lobata isolate SW786 chromosome 10, ValleyOak3.0 Primary Assembly, whole genome shotgun sequence includes:
- the LOC115965294 gene encoding amino acid permease 4 isoform X1, whose product MQMGENAATKNNQHHQVFDVSIDVLAQNGSKCFDDDGRLKRSGTLWTASAHIITAVIGSGVLSLAWAIAQLGWIAGPTVMFLFSFVGFYCSSLLADCYRTGDPVSGNRNYTYMDAVRSILGGAKFKACGFIQYLNLFGIAVGYTIAASISMTAIKRSNCFHASGDKNPCHMSTTPYMLLFGITEIVFSQIPDFDQIWWLSIVAAVMSFTYSSIGLALGIAKVAARGTLRGSLTGISMGADVTQTQKMWRSFQALGNIAFAYSFSVILIEIQDTVKSPPSESKTMKKATFISVSVTTIFYMLCGCMGYAAFGDLAPGNLLTGFGFYHPYWLLDIANAAIVIHLVGAYQVFCQPIFAFVEKKAAKKWPESGFITKEFPIPIPGLGSFNLNLFRLVWRTMFVMLTTIISMLLPFFNDVVGLLGALGFWPLTVYFPVEMYIKQRRIPKWSTRWMCLQMLSISCLIISIAAAAGSVAGVALDLKSYKPFKATA is encoded by the exons ATGCAA ATGGGTGAGAACGCTGCCACAAAGAACAACCAGCACCACCAAGTGTTTGACGTCTCCATAGATGTGCTTGCTCAGAATGGCTCCAAATGCTTCGATGATGATGGCCGTCTCAAACGATCTG GTACTTTATGGACTGCTAGTGCTCACATAATAACTGCTGTGATTGGATCCGGGGTGCTGTCCCTAGCCTGGGCCATTGCTCAGCTTGGTTGGATTGCTGGACCTACTGTCATGTTCTTGTTCTCCTTTGTCGGTTTCTACTGTTCATCACTGCTGGCTGACTGTTACCGTACCGGTGACCCTGTCTCCGGCAATAGAAACTATACTTACATGGACGCAGTCCGATCCATTCTTG GTGGAGCTAAGTTCAAGGCATGTGGGTTTATTCAGTACTTGAATCTTTTTGGAATAGCTGTTGGATACACCATAGCAGCATCTATAAGCATGAC gGCTATCAAGAGGTCTAATTGTTTTCATGCGAGTGGCGACAAGAACCCATGTCACATGTCTACTACTCCATATATGCTCTTGTTTGGTATAACCGAAATTGTGTTTTCTCAAATCCCAGACTTCGATCAAATATGGTGGCTTTCAATAGTCGCTGCTGTCATGTCTTTCACCTATTCTTCAATTGGTCTTGCACTTGGAATTGCCAAAGTTGCAG CTAGAGGAACTTTAAGGGGTAGTCTCACAGGAATAAGCATGGGAGCAGATGtaactcaaacccaaaaaatgtgGAGGAGTTTCCAGGCTCTAGGAAACATAGCATTTGCTTACTCATTTTCAGTCATCCTTATTGAAATTCAG GACACAGTCAAATCCCCACCATCAGAATCAAAGACAATGAAGAAAGCCACTTTTATTAGCGTTTCTGtaacaactatattttacaTGCTTTGTGGGTGTATGGGTTATGCAGCTTTTGGTGACTTAGCACCTGGCAATCTCCTCACTGGTTTTGGTTTCTACCACCCATATTGGCTTCTTGATATAGCTAATGCTGCCATAGTAATTCATCTGGTTGGAGCATACCAAGTATTTTGCCAACCTATCTTTGCCTTCGTTGAGAAAAAGGCAGCAAAAAAATGGCCTGAAAGTGGTTTTATCACCAAGGAATTCCCAATCCCAATCCCGGGTTTGGGCTCATTTAATCTAAACCTCTTCCGGTTGGTTTGGAGAACCATGTTCGTGATGTTAACCACCATTATATCAATGTTGCTTCCCTTCTTCAATGATGTTGTGGGACTTCTTGGTGCACTTGGTTTTTGGCCCTTAACTGTGTATTTTCCGGTTGAGATGTACATTAAACAGAGGAGAATACCAAAGTGGAGCACTAGATGGATGTGCCTCCAAATGCTCAGCATTTCTTGCCTCATAATATCAATTGCTGCTGCTGCTGGTTCAGTTGCCGGTGTTGCTCTCGACCTTAAGTCCTACAAGCCATTCAAGGCCACCGCTTGA
- the LOC115965294 gene encoding amino acid permease 4 isoform X2: protein MGENAATKNNQHHQVFDVSIDVLAQNGSKCFDDDGRLKRSGTLWTASAHIITAVIGSGVLSLAWAIAQLGWIAGPTVMFLFSFVGFYCSSLLADCYRTGDPVSGNRNYTYMDAVRSILGGAKFKACGFIQYLNLFGIAVGYTIAASISMTAIKRSNCFHASGDKNPCHMSTTPYMLLFGITEIVFSQIPDFDQIWWLSIVAAVMSFTYSSIGLALGIAKVAARGTLRGSLTGISMGADVTQTQKMWRSFQALGNIAFAYSFSVILIEIQDTVKSPPSESKTMKKATFISVSVTTIFYMLCGCMGYAAFGDLAPGNLLTGFGFYHPYWLLDIANAAIVIHLVGAYQVFCQPIFAFVEKKAAKKWPESGFITKEFPIPIPGLGSFNLNLFRLVWRTMFVMLTTIISMLLPFFNDVVGLLGALGFWPLTVYFPVEMYIKQRRIPKWSTRWMCLQMLSISCLIISIAAAAGSVAGVALDLKSYKPFKATA from the exons ATGGGTGAGAACGCTGCCACAAAGAACAACCAGCACCACCAAGTGTTTGACGTCTCCATAGATGTGCTTGCTCAGAATGGCTCCAAATGCTTCGATGATGATGGCCGTCTCAAACGATCTG GTACTTTATGGACTGCTAGTGCTCACATAATAACTGCTGTGATTGGATCCGGGGTGCTGTCCCTAGCCTGGGCCATTGCTCAGCTTGGTTGGATTGCTGGACCTACTGTCATGTTCTTGTTCTCCTTTGTCGGTTTCTACTGTTCATCACTGCTGGCTGACTGTTACCGTACCGGTGACCCTGTCTCCGGCAATAGAAACTATACTTACATGGACGCAGTCCGATCCATTCTTG GTGGAGCTAAGTTCAAGGCATGTGGGTTTATTCAGTACTTGAATCTTTTTGGAATAGCTGTTGGATACACCATAGCAGCATCTATAAGCATGAC gGCTATCAAGAGGTCTAATTGTTTTCATGCGAGTGGCGACAAGAACCCATGTCACATGTCTACTACTCCATATATGCTCTTGTTTGGTATAACCGAAATTGTGTTTTCTCAAATCCCAGACTTCGATCAAATATGGTGGCTTTCAATAGTCGCTGCTGTCATGTCTTTCACCTATTCTTCAATTGGTCTTGCACTTGGAATTGCCAAAGTTGCAG CTAGAGGAACTTTAAGGGGTAGTCTCACAGGAATAAGCATGGGAGCAGATGtaactcaaacccaaaaaatgtgGAGGAGTTTCCAGGCTCTAGGAAACATAGCATTTGCTTACTCATTTTCAGTCATCCTTATTGAAATTCAG GACACAGTCAAATCCCCACCATCAGAATCAAAGACAATGAAGAAAGCCACTTTTATTAGCGTTTCTGtaacaactatattttacaTGCTTTGTGGGTGTATGGGTTATGCAGCTTTTGGTGACTTAGCACCTGGCAATCTCCTCACTGGTTTTGGTTTCTACCACCCATATTGGCTTCTTGATATAGCTAATGCTGCCATAGTAATTCATCTGGTTGGAGCATACCAAGTATTTTGCCAACCTATCTTTGCCTTCGTTGAGAAAAAGGCAGCAAAAAAATGGCCTGAAAGTGGTTTTATCACCAAGGAATTCCCAATCCCAATCCCGGGTTTGGGCTCATTTAATCTAAACCTCTTCCGGTTGGTTTGGAGAACCATGTTCGTGATGTTAACCACCATTATATCAATGTTGCTTCCCTTCTTCAATGATGTTGTGGGACTTCTTGGTGCACTTGGTTTTTGGCCCTTAACTGTGTATTTTCCGGTTGAGATGTACATTAAACAGAGGAGAATACCAAAGTGGAGCACTAGATGGATGTGCCTCCAAATGCTCAGCATTTCTTGCCTCATAATATCAATTGCTGCTGCTGCTGGTTCAGTTGCCGGTGTTGCTCTCGACCTTAAGTCCTACAAGCCATTCAAGGCCACCGCTTGA